Proteins encoded together in one Microcebus murinus isolate Inina chromosome 18, M.murinus_Inina_mat1.0, whole genome shotgun sequence window:
- the SPATA32 gene encoding spermatogenesis-associated protein 32 isoform X2 codes for MGVTGASGFPCCGQKSVEIVDMRDDLNQHQLYNPRVAQEEEEKMEELPPKVNPDLDLDMDLDPELMALLKSELQPAPMPGAEGAKWKMTNGNEDLERQGYRIESVHPYIEGLPMLHNFRPWSVSSNTSYLSSLEERQVPTDYRSIPVQTSKHLFWANKLTQASEHSLQQEVNMQLHKSSADKTSSRQNFVPTNTLSSKKHFQTSTTHTALPATSSQPPSSTHLTSSNLLPAIGLTELIHFASSLAMASSSKTDLPSLEHRIKAKSQKVVEPSTEPVQPTTNKETDKETLSNKPHGAMGPQKTWNKEEKSFSHPYLDCSKLGTKRTTIEGEVKLLQPSATCPNELQGPKENSVPGNKKGNPLLLQIHFKLSTPSTPEK; via the exons ATGGGGGTGACAG GTGCCAGTGGATTTCCCTGTTGTGGCCAGAAGTCTGTAGAGATTGTGGACATGCG GGATGACTTAAACCAACACCAGTTGTACAATCCCCGGGTGGcacaagaggaagaagagaagatggaG GAGCTCCCACCCAAAGTGAACCCGGACCTGGACCTGGACATGGACCTGGACCCGGAGCTCATGGCTTTGCTGAAGTCAGAGCTGCAGCCGGCACCCATGCCTGGAGCTGAGGGGGCCAAGTGGAAGATGACCAATGGCAACGAAGACCTTGAGAGGCAGGGGTACAGGATAGAGTCCGTCCACCCCTACATAGAAGGGCTGCCAATGCTACACAACTTCAGACCGTGGAGCGTGAGTTCAAACACCAGTTACCTGAGTTCCCTGGAGGAGAGACAGGTGCCCACTGACTACCGCTCCATCCCCGTGCAGACCTCCAAACACCTCTTCTGGGCAAACAAGCTCACCCAGGCCTCAGAACACAGCCTACAGCAGGAGGTCAACATGCAGCTCCACAAGAGCAGTGCAGACAAGACCAGCAGCCGCCAGAATTTCGTCCCCACCAACACTCTGTCCTCCAAGAAGCACTTCCAGACCTCCACTACCCACACAGCTCTTCCAGCCACAAGCTCCCAACCACCATCAAGCACCCACCTGACCTCCTCCAATCTCTTGCCAGCCATTGGCCTAACAGAATTAATCCACTTTGCATCGTCGCTGGCCATGGCCTCCTCCAGCAAGACAGACTTGCCCAGTTTGGAGCACAGAATCAAAGCTAAATCCCAGAAGGTCGTGGAGCCTTCCACAGAGCCCGTCCAGCCCACTACAAATAAGGAGACAGATAAGGAGACACTGTCAAACAAACCACATGGAGCCATGGGGCCACAGAAGACTTGGAATAAGGAAGAGAAGAGTTTCTCTCACCCTTACCTTGACTGCAGCAAGCTGGGGACCAAGAGGACCACCATTGAAGGGGAAGTGAAGCTTCTCCAGCCTTCAGCCACGTGCCCCAACGAGCTGCAGGGACCCAAGGAAAA CTCAGTGCCGGGAAACAAGAAAGGGAATCCATTATTGCTGCAAATTCATTTTAAGCTGTCAACCCCCTCTACCCCAGAGAAATGA
- the SPATA32 gene encoding spermatogenesis-associated protein 32 isoform X1, whose translation MGVTGASGFPCCGQKSVEIVDMRDDLNQHQLYNPRVAQEEEEKMELEADLLEQELPPKVNPDLDLDMDLDPELMALLKSELQPAPMPGAEGAKWKMTNGNEDLERQGYRIESVHPYIEGLPMLHNFRPWSVSSNTSYLSSLEERQVPTDYRSIPVQTSKHLFWANKLTQASEHSLQQEVNMQLHKSSADKTSSRQNFVPTNTLSSKKHFQTSTTHTALPATSSQPPSSTHLTSSNLLPAIGLTELIHFASSLAMASSSKTDLPSLEHRIKAKSQKVVEPSTEPVQPTTNKETDKETLSNKPHGAMGPQKTWNKEEKSFSHPYLDCSKLGTKRTTIEGEVKLLQPSATCPNELQGPKENSVPGNKKGNPLLLQIHFKLSTPSTPEK comes from the exons ATGGGGGTGACAG GTGCCAGTGGATTTCCCTGTTGTGGCCAGAAGTCTGTAGAGATTGTGGACATGCG GGATGACTTAAACCAACACCAGTTGTACAATCCCCGGGTGGcacaagaggaagaagagaagatggaG CTGGAGGCGGATTTGCTAGAGCAGGAGCTCCCACCCAAAGTGAACCCGGACCTGGACCTGGACATGGACCTGGACCCGGAGCTCATGGCTTTGCTGAAGTCAGAGCTGCAGCCGGCACCCATGCCTGGAGCTGAGGGGGCCAAGTGGAAGATGACCAATGGCAACGAAGACCTTGAGAGGCAGGGGTACAGGATAGAGTCCGTCCACCCCTACATAGAAGGGCTGCCAATGCTACACAACTTCAGACCGTGGAGCGTGAGTTCAAACACCAGTTACCTGAGTTCCCTGGAGGAGAGACAGGTGCCCACTGACTACCGCTCCATCCCCGTGCAGACCTCCAAACACCTCTTCTGGGCAAACAAGCTCACCCAGGCCTCAGAACACAGCCTACAGCAGGAGGTCAACATGCAGCTCCACAAGAGCAGTGCAGACAAGACCAGCAGCCGCCAGAATTTCGTCCCCACCAACACTCTGTCCTCCAAGAAGCACTTCCAGACCTCCACTACCCACACAGCTCTTCCAGCCACAAGCTCCCAACCACCATCAAGCACCCACCTGACCTCCTCCAATCTCTTGCCAGCCATTGGCCTAACAGAATTAATCCACTTTGCATCGTCGCTGGCCATGGCCTCCTCCAGCAAGACAGACTTGCCCAGTTTGGAGCACAGAATCAAAGCTAAATCCCAGAAGGTCGTGGAGCCTTCCACAGAGCCCGTCCAGCCCACTACAAATAAGGAGACAGATAAGGAGACACTGTCAAACAAACCACATGGAGCCATGGGGCCACAGAAGACTTGGAATAAGGAAGAGAAGAGTTTCTCTCACCCTTACCTTGACTGCAGCAAGCTGGGGACCAAGAGGACCACCATTGAAGGGGAAGTGAAGCTTCTCCAGCCTTCAGCCACGTGCCCCAACGAGCTGCAGGGACCCAAGGAAAA CTCAGTGCCGGGAAACAAGAAAGGGAATCCATTATTGCTGCAAATTCATTTTAAGCTGTCAACCCCCTCTACCCCAGAGAAATGA
- the SPATA32 gene encoding spermatogenesis-associated protein 32 isoform X3, whose amino-acid sequence MRDDLNQHQLYNPRVAQEEEEKMELEADLLEQELPPKVNPDLDLDMDLDPELMALLKSELQPAPMPGAEGAKWKMTNGNEDLERQGYRIESVHPYIEGLPMLHNFRPWSVSSNTSYLSSLEERQVPTDYRSIPVQTSKHLFWANKLTQASEHSLQQEVNMQLHKSSADKTSSRQNFVPTNTLSSKKHFQTSTTHTALPATSSQPPSSTHLTSSNLLPAIGLTELIHFASSLAMASSSKTDLPSLEHRIKAKSQKVVEPSTEPVQPTTNKETDKETLSNKPHGAMGPQKTWNKEEKSFSHPYLDCSKLGTKRTTIEGEVKLLQPSATCPNELQGPKENSVPGNKKGNPLLLQIHFKLSTPSTPEK is encoded by the exons ATGCG GGATGACTTAAACCAACACCAGTTGTACAATCCCCGGGTGGcacaagaggaagaagagaagatggaG CTGGAGGCGGATTTGCTAGAGCAGGAGCTCCCACCCAAAGTGAACCCGGACCTGGACCTGGACATGGACCTGGACCCGGAGCTCATGGCTTTGCTGAAGTCAGAGCTGCAGCCGGCACCCATGCCTGGAGCTGAGGGGGCCAAGTGGAAGATGACCAATGGCAACGAAGACCTTGAGAGGCAGGGGTACAGGATAGAGTCCGTCCACCCCTACATAGAAGGGCTGCCAATGCTACACAACTTCAGACCGTGGAGCGTGAGTTCAAACACCAGTTACCTGAGTTCCCTGGAGGAGAGACAGGTGCCCACTGACTACCGCTCCATCCCCGTGCAGACCTCCAAACACCTCTTCTGGGCAAACAAGCTCACCCAGGCCTCAGAACACAGCCTACAGCAGGAGGTCAACATGCAGCTCCACAAGAGCAGTGCAGACAAGACCAGCAGCCGCCAGAATTTCGTCCCCACCAACACTCTGTCCTCCAAGAAGCACTTCCAGACCTCCACTACCCACACAGCTCTTCCAGCCACAAGCTCCCAACCACCATCAAGCACCCACCTGACCTCCTCCAATCTCTTGCCAGCCATTGGCCTAACAGAATTAATCCACTTTGCATCGTCGCTGGCCATGGCCTCCTCCAGCAAGACAGACTTGCCCAGTTTGGAGCACAGAATCAAAGCTAAATCCCAGAAGGTCGTGGAGCCTTCCACAGAGCCCGTCCAGCCCACTACAAATAAGGAGACAGATAAGGAGACACTGTCAAACAAACCACATGGAGCCATGGGGCCACAGAAGACTTGGAATAAGGAAGAGAAGAGTTTCTCTCACCCTTACCTTGACTGCAGCAAGCTGGGGACCAAGAGGACCACCATTGAAGGGGAAGTGAAGCTTCTCCAGCCTTCAGCCACGTGCCCCAACGAGCTGCAGGGACCCAAGGAAAA CTCAGTGCCGGGAAACAAGAAAGGGAATCCATTATTGCTGCAAATTCATTTTAAGCTGTCAACCCCCTCTACCCCAGAGAAATGA